The genomic stretch TTCCCTGCCCGCTCTGGGCCGCCTGCAATGACACCTCTGCGAAATTGCCACTTTTCAAGGGGGCCGGCGTCGTGGCGCAGGCTCCCAGCAGGACCGAAACCGCAAGAAGCAGATAATGCCGGCGCATGGTGTTCTCCACTTTTCTCATCCAGATTTTAGACCCTGGATTCTGGGGCTTCGTTCTGTCATGCCGTTCTGGCCTCCGGGACCTTTCGTTTGGCATATGATATATGTAGCTTATATGAAACCTGGTCTGAAGCGGGCAGTCCCCGGGCAGGCCGTGCAAGCACCCAATATCAGGACAGAAGGATGGATGATCTCAGTTTTGCCAAGCTGGCTGACATCGATGATGCCTATATCCGCCGCATCGAGACCCTGGTCATGGGTTACGCTGAACCTGTCCACTCACCCCAGTACGCCACCGACTGGGAGGATACGGAAAAGCTGATCTCGCGTCTGGCCGATCTGGGAGTCGGCGTGCGCATGGAGTTCGTCGCCACGGAGAAAAAGACAGGCTTTCATGCCTATCTCGACTGGCAGGATCCGGTCAGCCTGGAATGGCAGACCGTCGAAGTCGAAGAGGATACGGCGCCAGCGGCCATTACGCGTGCCGCCTTGATCTGGCATTACACCCAGGAAATGGCGGCTGCCAATGCCAGTCCGCCGGATGTCTGGTCCTACTTTGAAGTGCTCGAACGCATTGGCATCGTGCGCGATCTGTTGCAGCGTTCCCTGGAAGAGCATCCGGTGCTGCAGCAGGAAGCTGAAATGAACGGCCTGTTGCAGGACGTGCAGGAAAAGCTCAACAGTCTCTTCGAAATGGCCGGTCAGAGTCTCGATAAACAGTTTGAGGGTGGACGACCGGGGCGGGGGGCCATGCACTGAAACGGCCTGGCCCCCTGCGATCCTCTCTCAGCGATGCCAGCCGCCGTTATAAGCCTGATAAGGGCGATCTTCCCAGCGCCGGTCTTGGTCATGGCGAGCCCGGGCAATGTTCCGGCTGACCTGTTCATGGCGCGCATTCAGGATATGGCGCTCCCGGCCATCGATGTGGCCGTCCCGGCCGAAATGCCGTTCCGCAGCATGTAGCCGGGCCATTTCGCCACCAATGTGGCGGCGCTCCTGATGGCTGATCTGGCCACGTTCGATGCCTTCATGAAAACGATGCTCCAGGCTGGTATGACGAGGTTGGTGACGGAAGTCGTCGTGACCGGCAAAGGCGGGAATGGCACTGCCCAGGGTCAGGGCGGCGAAGGCTGGAATTAGCAAAAGCTTGCGCATAGTCTATCTCCTCGGGTTTTGGCGGGTTCATGTCCCGCTGTGAGTACAACGGGTTTTCCGGGTTGCCGTTTACACGGCGGTCCTTTGAGGAATTGACGATGCATATCCACATTCTCGGCATCTGCGGCACCTTTATGGGCGGCATTGCCGTGCTGGCGCAACAGGCCGGTCACCGGGTCACGGGCTCGGATGTCAATGTCTACCCACCCATGAGCACCTATCTCGAAAGCCAGGACATCCAGCTTCTGAGCGGCTATCTCCCGGAAAACCTCTCGCCGAGGCCGGATCTGGTGGTGGTCGGCAATGCCATCTCGCGCGGCAATCCCGAGCTCGAGGCCGTGCTGAACCAGGGCCTGCCCTATGTCTCAGGCCCGGAGTGGCTGGCGCGGCACTACTTGCAGGACAAATGGGTACTGGCGGTTGCCGGCACGCATGGCAAGACCACGACCTCGAGCATGCTGGCCTGGGTGCTGGAGGACGCCGGACTCAATCCCGGCTTTCTGATTGGCGGTTTGCCGGCCAACTTCGGCGTTTCGGCCCGCAATACCGATACACCCTTCTTCGTGGTCGAGGCCGACGAATACGACACCGCCTTTTTCGACAAGCGCGCCAAGTTCGTGCATTACCGGCCACGCACCGCCATCCTCAACAATCTCGAATATGACCACGCCGACATCTATCCTGATCTGGCTGCCATCGAGACGCAGTTTCACCATCTGGTGCGCACCATTCCGGGCCAGGGCCTGATCGTAAGCAATGCCGAGGATGGCAATTTGCAGCGCGTGCTGGTGCGCGGCACCTGGACCCCGGTGGAGGGCTTTGGAGCGGGCGGCCAGTGGACGGCGGAGCTGATCGCTGCCGACGGCAGCCATTTCCGGGTCATGGAAAACGGCCGCATGGTGGGCGAGGTGCGCTGGGACATGCTCGGTAGGCACAATGTCCAGAACGCCCTGGCGGTGATCGCGGCGGCTCGCCATGCCGGGGTGCCGGTGGCGGCCAGTCTCGCCGCACTCGGGCGCTTCAGGAGTGTCAAGCGGCGCATGGAGCTGCGCGGTGAGGTGAATGGGGTGCGGGTGTATGACGACTTTGCCCATCACCCGACTGCCATCGAGACCACTCTGGCGGGCCTGCGTGCGCGGGTGGGTTCGGCGCGCATCCTGGCGGTGCTCGAGCCGCGCTCCAACACCATGAAGCTGGGCGTGCACAAGGCGAGCCTCGGGCCCTCACTGCAGTGTGCGGATCTAGCCTTCGTCTATGGCCCGGCGGAGCTTGGCTGGGATGTGGCCGGTAGTCTGGCGGGGCACG from Thermithiobacillus plumbiphilus encodes the following:
- the mpl gene encoding UDP-N-acetylmuramate:L-alanyl-gamma-D-glutamyl-meso-diaminopimelate ligase, which encodes MHIHILGICGTFMGGIAVLAQQAGHRVTGSDVNVYPPMSTYLESQDIQLLSGYLPENLSPRPDLVVVGNAISRGNPELEAVLNQGLPYVSGPEWLARHYLQDKWVLAVAGTHGKTTTSSMLAWVLEDAGLNPGFLIGGLPANFGVSARNTDTPFFVVEADEYDTAFFDKRAKFVHYRPRTAILNNLEYDHADIYPDLAAIETQFHHLVRTIPGQGLIVSNAEDGNLQRVLVRGTWTPVEGFGAGGQWTAELIAADGSHFRVMENGRMVGEVRWDMLGRHNVQNALAVIAAARHAGVPVAASLAALGRFRSVKRRMELRGEVNGVRVYDDFAHHPTAIETTLAGLRARVGSARILAVLEPRSNTMKLGVHKASLGPSLQCADLAFVYGPAELGWDVAGSLAGHALVFADLDALQDAILDEARPGDQVLIMSNGGFGGLHEKLLGALRARVGEA